A DNA window from Helianthus annuus cultivar XRQ/B chromosome 15, HanXRQr2.0-SUNRISE, whole genome shotgun sequence contains the following coding sequences:
- the LOC110891500 gene encoding thaumatin-like protein 1: MCSSSLLMQILVATFLVFILKGVSGATFTFVNKCSYTVWPGILGQPVLDTTGFELIKGNSRSLQAPAGWSGRFWGRTGCNFDGSGHGSCGTADCGSGEIECKGAGATPPATLAEFTLGSGPSAQDFYDVSLVDGYNIQMIVEVNGGSGGCGTTGCVNDLNRRCPNELKVASGGACRSACEAFGTPEYCCKGAFGSPESCRPTAYSQVFKMACPRSYSYAYDDATSTFTCTAADYIITFCPSLPSGKSGKDLTKPTNGSKSGPLEGFLSNSSLYADLATSDSSAIISPSSTLIFFISVNFFMLVFFTFVS; the protein is encoded by the exons ATGTGTAGCTCCAGCCTACTCATGCAGATTTTGGTAGCAACATTTCTTGTTTTCATTCTCAAAG GCGTTTCAGGGGCTACTTTTACATTCGTGAACAAGTGTAGTTACACAGTGTGGCCAGGAATCCTCGGGCAGCCCGTTCTTGACACCACGGGATTTGAGCTTATAAAAGGGAACTCACGTTCCCTACAAGCTCCGGCCGGCTGGTCAGGCCGGTTCTGGGGCAGAACGGGCTGCAATTTTGATGGATCCGGCCACGGGTCATGTGGAACCGCTGATTGCGGTTCCGGAGAAATAGAGTGCAAGGGTGCTGGAGCAACTCCTCCAGCCACCCTAGCGGAATTCACCCTCGGCTCAGGTCCGTCCGCACAGGATTTCTACGACGTCAGCCTCGTCGACGGCTATAATATACAAATGATAGTGGAGGTTAACGGTGGGTCGGGTGGTTGTGGGACGACTGGGTGTGTCAATGACTTGAACCGACGGTGTCCAAACGAGTTGAAAGTGGCCAGCGGCGGCGCATGTAGAAGTGCATGTGAGGCGTTTGGGACTCCAGAGTATTGTTGTAAGGGAGCGTTTGGTTCACCAGAATCGTGTAGGCCTACGGCCTACTCGCAGGTTTTTAAGATGGCGTGTCCGAGGTCGTACAGCTACGCGTACGATGATGCGACAAGTACGTTCACATGTACAGCTGCTGATTATATAATAACCTTTTGTCCCTCACTTCCAAG TGGGAAATCTGGAAAGGATTTGACGAAACCTACAAACGGTAGCAAATCCGGTCCATTGGAGGGGTTCTTATCGAATAGTTCATTGTATGCGGATCTTGCTACATCTGACTCATCTGCGATCATCAGTCCATCTTCAACACTTATATTTTTTATATCCGTTAACTTTtttatgttagttttttttacttttgtaaGTTGA
- the LOC118487271 gene encoding mediator of RNA polymerase II transcription subunit 14-like: protein MEVSSLLDCIRLTVGPLHALAAATRPAWADLISIVSGAASSVPTLSRENVNGQMPNGANPKVGHVSGPDTGPGGNPSASAMLTAATVASRGGLGIVPCSLLAIDVLFVLRGPYWIRIIYRKYFAVNMRCFAGDQVWLQPATPPKGGPTVGGSLPCPQFRPFIMEHVAQELNGLDPNFAGGQPSAGPTNSNNSAASHGPQLSATNGTRAGPTVMSRPGNQPVGFNRSTNVMSASPNSLLVRRATVAVPDHVRGELNTAIIGLGDDGGYGGGWSIY from the coding sequence ATGGAAGTTTCCTCTCTTTTGGACTGCATTCGTCTGACAGTAGGACCTTTGCATGCTCTTGCTGCTGCAACACGTCCTGCATGGGCTGATCTGATTTCTATAGTTTCTGGTGCGGCTTCATCTGTCCCGACACTATCAAGAGAAAATGTTAATGGGCAGATGCCAAATGGTGCAAACCCAAAAGTTGGTCATGTCTCTGGTCCCGATACGGGTCCTGGTGGAAACCCTAGTGCATCTGCCATGTTAACTGCTGCTACTGTGGCTAGCCGAGGTGGCCTGGGAATCGTTCCTTGTTCTCTGTTAGCGATTGATGTGTTGTTTGTTCTTCGTGGCCCGTATTGGATTCGGATAATATACCGGAAATATTTTGCGGTTAACATGAGGTGCTTTGCGGGTGATCAAGTTTGGTTGCAACCTGCAACACCACCGAAAGGCGGTCCTACAGTTGGAGGTTCGTTACCCTGTCCACAGTTTCGGCCCTTCATCATGGAACATGTTGCTCAGGAGTTGAACGGTTTAGACCCGAATTTTGCTGGTGGTCAACCATCAGCCGGACCAACTAATTCCAATAATTCGGCTGCGTCTCATGGCCCGCAACTCTCAGCCACAAATGGCACCCGAGCGGGCCCTACAGTAATGTCTCGCCCAGGAAACCAACCCGTGGGATTTAACCGTTCTACAAATGTCATGTCAGCATCACCAAATTCACTCTTAGTGCGCAGAGCTACTGTGGCAGTTCCTGATCATGTTAGAGGAGAGCTGAATACCGCCATTATCGGGCTTGGGGACGATGGTGGTTACGGTGGTGGTTGGTCCATCTACTGA